From a single Pelodiscus sinensis isolate JC-2024 chromosome 4, ASM4963464v1, whole genome shotgun sequence genomic region:
- the LOC142829096 gene encoding uncharacterized protein LOC142829096 isoform X1, whose product MSDDDILSLHRLERDENVQRTCVGKCLKWKSRCTGAVPISWPKKPGSSGTKSHHGWRRPRLQWMVMASSVPCHVLHSPQSVAEPPSWSLDLTVDLIRTVRRRQLRMLGWQPAFWSPSPVRQGRKMGDITLIFQSAHCMQDGVSSIEERKKEDQKQDNWFSATPSHLCLFLSLILEMIIYLFSPDIETVMAALSCVCQSISGISELTKDTKRTNIY is encoded by the exons ATGTCCGACGATGACATCTTGAGCTTGCACAGGCTCGAAAGAGATGAGAATGTGCAAAGAACCTGTGTGGGAAAGTGTTTAAAGTGGAAAAGCCGTTGCACAGGGGCAGTTCCAATCTCTTGGCCTAAGAAGCCTGGTTCTAGTGGTACGAAAAGTCATCACGGCTGGAGACGTCCTAGGCTGCAGTGGATGGTCATGGCGTCTTCAGTGCCTTGTCATGTCCTTCACTCTCCACAGAGTGTTGCAGAACCGCCTTCCTGGTCGTTGGATCTCACTGTTGATCTCATCCGCACAGTTCGCCGGAGACAACTTCGCATGCTGGG ATGGCAGCCAGCCTTCTGGTCACCATCTCCTGTCAGGCAAGGCAGGAAAATGGGTGACATAACCCTAATCTTCCAG TCTGCACACTGCATGCAGGATGGCGTGTCAAGTatagaagaaaggaagaaagaagaccaGAAGCAAGACAACTGGTTCTCTGCAACTCCATCCCATCTCTGCTTGTTCCTTTCCCTCATCCTGGAAATGATCATCTACCTCTTTTCTCCGGACATCGAGACAGTG ATGGCTGCTCTCTCTTGTGTGTGCCAAAGCATTTCTGGGATTTCAGAATTGACAAAGGATACAAAAAGGacaaatatttattga
- the LOC142829096 gene encoding uncharacterized protein LOC142829096 isoform X2 has product MLGWQPAFWSPSPVRQGRKMGDITLIFQSAHCMQDGVSSIEERKKEDQKQDNWFSATPSHLCLFLSLILEMIIYLFSPDIETVMAALSCVCQSISGISELTKDTKRTNIY; this is encoded by the exons ATGCTGGG ATGGCAGCCAGCCTTCTGGTCACCATCTCCTGTCAGGCAAGGCAGGAAAATGGGTGACATAACCCTAATCTTCCAG TCTGCACACTGCATGCAGGATGGCGTGTCAAGTatagaagaaaggaagaaagaagaccaGAAGCAAGACAACTGGTTCTCTGCAACTCCATCCCATCTCTGCTTGTTCCTTTCCCTCATCCTGGAAATGATCATCTACCTCTTTTCTCCGGACATCGAGACAGTG ATGGCTGCTCTCTCTTGTGTGTGCCAAAGCATTTCTGGGATTTCAGAATTGACAAAGGATACAAAAAGGacaaatatttattga